Proteins from a single region of Apium graveolens cultivar Ventura chromosome 7, ASM990537v1, whole genome shotgun sequence:
- the LOC141671084 gene encoding coatomer subunit gamma-like, with product MAQFVKKDDDLDGEEYSPFLGIEKGAVLQEARVFNDPQLDPRRCSQVITKLLYLLNQGESFTKFEATDVFFAVTKLFQSRDLGLRRMVYLIIKELSPSSDEVIIVTSSLMKDMNSKTDMYRANAIRVLCHIVDGTLLTQIERYLKQAIVDKNPVVASAALVSGFHLLQTNPEIVRRWSNEVQEAVQSRAALVQFHALALLHQVRQNDRLAINKLVTSLTKGTVRSPLAQCLLIRYTSQVIRESGVNQAGDRPFYDYLEGCLRHKAEMVIFEAARAITELSGVTNRELTPAITVLQLFLTSSKPVLRFAAVRTLNKVAMTHPLAVTNCNIDMESLISDQNRSIATLAITTLLKTGNESSVDRLMKQITNFMSDIADEFKIVVVEAIRSLCLKFPLKYKSLMNFLSNILREEGGFEYKKAIVDSIVIFIREIPDAKESGLLHLCEFIEDCEFTYLSTQILHFLGNEGPKTSDPSKYIRYIYNRVILENATVRASAVSTLAKFGAMVDALKPRIFILLRRCLYDSDDEVRDRATLYLNTLGGDGSVVETDKDVKEFLFGSLDVPLVNLETSLKNYEPSEEAFNINTVPKEVKSHQYVENNRNISNINTCLGAPLAAPTSTADSYEKLLSSIPEFSSFGKLFKSSTPVELTEAETEYAVNAVKHIFDEHVVFQYNCTNTIPEQLLENVSVIVDASEAEEFSEVAIKPIHSLPYDSPGQTFVAFEKPAGVTSFGRFSNTLKFLVKEVDTSSGEAEDDGVEDEYQLEDLEVVAADYIVKVGVSNFRNAWESMDPDCERIDEYGLGPRETLAEAVAVVNNLLGMQPCEGTEVVPKNARSHTCLLSGIYIGNYKVLVRVSFGFDGPKEVAMKLAVRSDDIAVSEAIHEIVASG from the exons ATGGCACAGTTTGTGAAGAAAGATGATGATCTCGACGGCGAAG AGTACTCTCCATTTCTTGGAATCGAGAAGGGTGCAGTTCTTCAAGAAGCCAGAGTTTTTAACGATCCTCAGCTGGATCCAAGAAGATGTTCACAG GTCATCACAAAGCTGCTGTATCTTCTGAATCAGGGAGAGTCATTTACAAAG TTTGAAGCAACAGATGTATTCTTTGCTGTAACGAAACTTTTTCAGTCAAGAGATCTTGGTCTGAGGAGAATGGTTTATTTGATTATTAAAGAGCTGTCTCCATCGTCTGATGAG GTTATCATTGTCACAAGCTCCCTCATGAAGGACATGAATAGCAAGACTGATATGTACCGGGCAAATGCTATCCGTGTTCTTTGTCATATAGTTGATGGTACACTTCTCACACAAATTGAGAGATACTTGAAGCAAGCTATTGTTGATAAAAATCCTGTAGTTGCAAGTGCCGCCCTTGTTAGTGGATTTCATTTGTTGCAG ACAAACCCAGAAATTGTGAGGAGGTGGAGTAATGAGGTACAGGAAGCTGTTCAATCAAGGGCGGCACTTGTACAGTTTCACGCGCTGGCTCTTCTTCATCAG GTCCGACAAAATGATCGGTTGGCTATTAATAAGCTAGTAACAAGCTTGACCAAGGGAACTGTTCGCTCACCTTTAGCACAATGTTTGCTGATTCGCTATACTAGTCAG GTCATCAGAGAGTCAGGTGTGAACCAAGCTGGAGACAGACCTTTTTATGACTACCTCGAAGGCTGTCTCCGTCACAAAGCAGAAATGGTTATTTTTGAAGCAGCTAGGGCAATTACTGAGTTGAGTGGTGTGACTAATCGAGAGCTAACTCCTGCAATTACTGTTCTACAACTCTTCCTAACTTCTTCGAAGCCAGTACTTAGATTTGCTGCTGTTCGTACTTTGAACAAG GTGGCTATGACCCATCCATTGGCTGTAACCAATTGCAATATTGATATGGAAAGCTTGATTTCAGACCAGAATAGAAGCATAGCCACACTTGCCATAACCACACTTCTCAAAACAGGCAATGAATCAAGTGTTGATCGTTTGATGAAACAAATAACCAATTTTATGTCCGATATTGCTGATGAGTTTAAAATCGTAGTGGTGGAAGCCATCAGATCGTTGTGTTTAAAGTTCCCCCTCAAGTACAAATCTTT GATGAATTTCTTAAGCAATATATTAAGGGAGGAAGGTGGTTTTGAATACAAAAAAgcaattgttgattcaattgtgATCTTTATAAGAGAGATCCCAGATGCAAAAGAGAGTGGGTTGCTTCATCTTTGTGAATTCATCGAGGATTGTGAGTTCACTTATCTTTCTACTCAG ATACTCCATTTTCTTGGAAACGAAGGACCTAAAACTTCTGACCCGAGCAAATATATAAGGTATATCTATAACAGAGTGATACTTGAGAATGCAACTGTTCGTGCCAGTGCTGTGAGCACATTAGCAAAGTTTGGTGCAATGGTCGATGCATTGAAG CCCCGCATATTCATTCTTCTAAGACGTTGTCTctatgacagtgatgatgag GTTCGTGATAGGGCTACACTATATTTGAATACGCTTGGAGGTGATGGTTCAGTTGTTGAAACTGATAAAGATGTGAAGGAATTTCTCTTCGGGTCACTTGATGTTCCTCTGGTCAACCTGGAGACAAGTTTAAAGAACTAT GAGCCTTCCGAGGAAGCTTTTAATATTAATACTGTGCCTAAGGAAGTCAAATCTCATCAATATGTAGAGAATAATCGTAATATCAGCAATATTAATACTTGTTTGGGTGCTCCTCTAGCTGCTCCTACCTCTACCGCAGATTCCTACGAAAAACTCTTATCATCTATCCCGGAGTTTTCAAGTTTTGGGAAGCTTTTCAAG TCCTCGACGCCAGTGGAGCTCACAGAAGCTGAAACAGAGTATGCAGTCAATGCCGTCAAACACATTTTTGATGAGCATGTGGTGTTCCAGTATAACTGCACCAACACAATTCCTGAACAATTGTTAGAAAAT GTTTCTGTTATAGTGGATGCTTCTGAAGCTGAGGAATTTTCTGAAGTAGCTATCAAGCCTATACATTCTCTTCCATATGATTCACCTGGACAGACATTTGTGGCTTTTGAGAAGCCAGCAGGTGTTACTTCATTTGGCAGATTCTCAAATACTCTGAAGTTTCTTGTTAAAGAG GTTGATACTTCTTCTGGTGAGGCTGAGGATGATGGGGTGGAAGATGAATACCAGTTGGAGGATCTTGAGGTAGTTGCAGCTGATTACATTGTAAAAGTGGGGGTCTCCAATTTCAGGAATGCCTGGGAAAGTATGGACCCAGATTGTGAGCGTATAGATGAGTATGGCCTTGGACCAAGAGAAACCTTGGCAGAGGCTGTCGCTGTTGTTAACAACCTTCTTGGCATGCAGCCTTGCGAG GGAACTGAAGTTGTCCCAAAAAATGCTAGATCACACACATGTTTATTATCTGGTATATACATTGGCAACTACAAGGTGCTTGTCCGGGTATCATTTGGATTCGATGGACCAAAAGAGGTGGCAATGAAGCTTGCTGTCAGATCTGATGATATAGCTGTCAGTGAAGCGATTCATGAAATAGTAGCAAGTGGGTAG